The genomic segment GGGTCGACAGGCGGCTTGCGGTCTCGCCCAGATGTCGATGCAGCGCACCGTAACGTTCCTTCAGGGCCGGATCATTTAGCACCAGGTATTGCCGGACGGCACGCTCCTGGGAAGACAGGGCCTCGATCAGGGCGCGGCTGGCCTGGCTTACCTGGGAGGCTTGATACACCGCTTGCTGGCTTTGGCTGGACAGGCGCCGGATGGAAACCCCGTTGTTGATCAGTCCGAGCACCAGGGGCAGCGCCACCAGACCGAAGCCGATGGCGAGAAGTTGCAGGAAGGAACGAGGATAGAGAGCGCTTAGCTTCATTGGAGGCAGAGTCTACCTCCTGCTGACAGGCTTACGCTGCCAACTACAGCACTACCCGGAGATGGTGCCGGGATCGGACCCCGATGATCCGGGGCCCGGCGTAACGCTCAGAGCTGTTTGTGGGTGCCGTCGCAAAGCGGCGCGTGGCCGCTGTGCTTGCAGGCGCAGAAATACACCGTGTCCGACTTTTCGGCCACGTATTCCACGGGCGTGAATGCGCTGCCCTTGTGGCTGCCGTCGCAGAAAGGCTGGTTCTTGCTCTGGCCGCAGGCGCACCACCAGTAGCTCTTGCCCGCTTCGACATCCACGGCCATGGGGGCCTTCTGGACGATGTGGGGATTCTTGTCCGACATTGCTTGTTCCTTTCGAGGGAGAACCGCTTATTCCTTGATGGCTTCGACGGCGATGTCGATGGTCACTTCGTCACCGACATAGGGGGCGTTCTTGCCCATGTTGAAGTCGCTACGCTTGACGGTGGTCCTGGCGTTGGCGCCGATGGCGTCCTTCTTGACCATGGGGTGGGGCATGGCCTGGAAGGAGGTGACGGTGAGAGTCACCGGCTTGGTGATGCCCTTCAGGGTCAAGTTTCCTTCAACCTTGGCGGGTTTGTCGCCTTCGAAAACAACCTTGGTGGACTTGAAGGTGGCGGTGGGGTGCTTGGCCGTGTCGAGGTAGTCCTCGCCCTGGATGTGCTCGTTGAACAGCGCGGAGCCCGTGCTGACGGATTTGGTATCGATCACGATGTCCACCGAGCCGGCTCTGGCGGCCTTGTCCATGACGACTTTGCCGGAGGTTTTATCGAAGCGGCTGAGCTGAACGGAGTATCCGAGATGGTTGTAGGAAAAGCGCGGGAAGCTGTGGTTGGGGTCGAGGTTGTAGGTTTCCGGAGCAGCGAAGGCAGCGCCGGAAAGAGCGGCGGCGAGGGCCAGGACGGTCAGATTTTTCATGGAAGTATCTCCTTGGAGGTTGTGGGTCTTACTTGCGTGGTGTGTTGCTTGCAGCGGTGATGCGGAACTTGATCAGGACTTCATTGCCGACGGTATCGAAGTCGGCCCAGGGTCCTTCGCCGATGGCGTAGTCGGCGCGCTTGAGGCTGAAGCCGCCATCGAAGGCGGCAGTGTTGCCCTCGGGCTTGTAGGTCACGGCAGTGGTGACTTCCCGCGCCTTGCCCTTGATGGTCAGGGTGCCGCCGACCTCATAGCGGTTGTTGCCCAGGCTGCGCACCCGGCCGGAGACGAAGCTGGCGCTGGGGAATCCCTTGACGTTGAACCACTGCTTGCCCACGGCCTCCTCATCGGCCTCCTTCGATCCGGTGTCGATGCTGGCCATCTCGATGTTGAGGCTGACCTTGGCGGTTTCCGGCTTGGCGGGGTTGAAGGCCAGGGTGCTGTTGAATTTCCTGAAGCGGCCATCCACCGGCACGTTCATCTGCTTGAAGACGAAGGTGATCTGGCTTTTTTCGGGCTGTACCGAGGTGTACTCGACTGCCCCGGCTCCGGGCAGCAGGGCGGTGAGCATGAAACCGGCTAAAAACTTTTTCACTTTCGCGGACTCCTGGGGACGGTCAACGGGAACTCAGCATGCGCCGCAGCACATCGTCCCGGTCGATGAAGTGATGCTTCAGGGCGGCGCCGACATGGCCGATCACCAGCCCCAGAAGCAGAAAGTTGAGGGTCTGGTGCAGCAGCACCAGTTGATCCCCGAGGGGTGGATTCTTGGCCAGCAGGTCGGGAATGGGCAGCACCCCGAACAGCACCACCGGGAAACCCTTGGCGGAACTCATCAGCCAGCCGCTGATGGGCACGGCGAACATCAACAGGTAGAGCAGCCAGTGGGTGGCTTCCGCCAGTTGGCGCAGCCGAAGGGGCATGGTTTCCGGCAAGGCCGGCGGCCTGTGGCCCAGGCGCCAGGCCAGCCGCGCCAGCACCAGCAGGAAGATGCAGACGCCGGTCCACTTGTGCCAGGAATAGACCTTCAGCTTCCAGGGGGAGAGGGGCAGGCCCTGCATGTACAGCCCCACCGCGAAGGTGCAGGCGATGGCCAGGGCGATCAGCCAGTGCAGGCGAATCGCGGTGGCGGTGTAGCGGGCCGGGGCGAGACCGGATGGGGCAGGATCGGCATTCATGACGTTTCCCCTTCTCCTACCTCCAAGGAGGCGCGGAAGGACTTTTTCAGTTGGGCAAGCTGGCGGCGCAGGGTCGCCATCTGGGCATCGGAAAAGCCGGTGAATATCGTGCCCATGTGTTCCAGATGGGCCGGGAAAATGCGCTCGAACAGCTTCTGCCCCGAGCGGGTGAGCTGGATGACCCAACTGCGGCCATCAGTGCTGGAAGTCTGCCGAACCACCAGCCCCCGGGCCTCCAGCCGATCCAGCACACCGGTGAGGGTGCCCTTGGTCATCAGGGTCTTCTGCCCCAGTTCCTTGCAGCTCATGCCCTCGGTGTTGCCCAGGGTGGCGATGATGTCGAACTGGGAAGGCGTCAGCCCCAAGCTGCGGATATGGCCGGCCGAAAAGGCCTCGAAGGCCTGAAAGCATTCGGCCAGCTCGCGGACCAGGGGCAGGAAGGATTTCTGGGGCATGGTTTTCACAGCTCTTTGAAGTTAGTTCTGATGCGAACTATACATGAATAAAGTTCTAATGCAAACTATTTTTGTGGCGTCAGGGAAAGAGCACGGTTGGATTCAAGACTGGCATGAGTGTGGTTATTTGCCGAGGCGGACTGAGTTCAGCCTAGACGGTTTCCTGCCTGTTTGAAGCCGCCGCCTGTTGGGTTGCTCGGGCTACAATCCCGGCATACAAGAATGTCATGGAGTTGGCGGTGGAATTTTTTGCGCATGTCAAACAGGGGTGGATGGGCGATTGGGAATTCCATGCGCTGGGCTCTGGCACGACCTGGGCAAATATCAGACTGAATTCCAGCAATACATCCGCTCGGCAAGCGGCTTCGACGCCCATATCGAAACCGCGCCCGGCAAGGTCAAACATGCGATTGCCGGCTTTGCTCCCTCGAAAAAATAGTGAGCAGGCATATCTGATGAGCTTTGCGGGGTCTATCTTGCCGGTAACGCAACAACCGAAAGCATCCTGTGACTTCAACGGACAACCCGGAACGATTCATTGCGCATCCCATCACGCCCCTCGGCAACGAGGGGCGAGGATTGAAACCTGTCTTCCCGTAGGAAATTGAAGCGATGTCGCTGCGCCGAACTACAATGATCTGGTCGAGTTAAACCGGCACATACAGGCAAGGCGTGGTCTGTCACAAGGAGCGTGGATCATGGTCAATTCCGTTTCTCCGTCCTTCAATAATCTGAATCAGGCCGAGCAGGCCCTGGCCAAATCCCTCACCCGGCTGGGTACGGCTTCCCGGATCAATTCCGCCAAGGATGACGCCGCAGGTCTGGCGATTGCCTCGGCCATGACGGCCCAGTTGGGGTCGGGCAATCAGTCGCTGCGCAATGTCAATGACGCCCAGTCCTTGATGGAGACGGCCGGTGGCGCCTTGAGCCAGGTGGGCGATACCCTGCAACGCATGCGCGAGCTGGCGGTGCAGGCCGCCAATGGCACCAATGCCGCCAGTGACCGGCAGGCCCTACAGGCCGAGTTTTCCCAGTTGGGCGAGAGCCTGAATCAGATTTCGGGAAGCACCCAGTTCAACGGGCAGACACTCCTTGACGGCAGTTTCAGCGGCCAGGTGCAGAATGGTCCCGAGGCCGGTAATAGTCGTGCCTTGAGTCTGGGTAATGTGTCCACCCAGGGCCTGGGTCTCGCCGGTGCCGAGTTGGGTTCGACGGAAGGCGCCAGCAATGCCATCGAGGCCATCGATCGGGCCATTGCCAGCGTTGGCGCCCAACAGGGCGATGTGGGGGCGACCCAGGCCAGTCTCAGTTCGACAGCCGCCAGTCTGGCCGGCACCTACGAGAATCTGGCTGCTGCCCGGAGCCGTATCGCCGACACCGACTACGGTGCCGAAACCGCCAGCCTGGCCCAGAACAGCGTCCGGCAACAGGCGGCCCTGCGGGCGGTGGCGGCCTACGATGCCATGCAGGCCAGCAAGCTGGACCTGCTGAAGTAGGTTCTGGTCGCGGCGGCTTCAGGGAAGCTGAAATTACCCTTAAAACCTCAGTTGAACACGGCCAAGCCCTTCGCCACGACCGCTACTCGGGCTGCTAGGGCGAACGGATCCCTCACTTTCCAGGTGCGCGGTGTTTGTGAACTCAGGCGAACGGTCAAGGAGATGGCCCCGGCCGCAGGTCTTCCGGCCGGTTCAGGTTGGCGAAGGCGGCCTCGTCGGGGAACAGTACCTGCCGGGCGTTTTCCTGGGTCAGCCATCCCTGTACTTTGCGGCCGCCTTCATTCAGATAGCGTTCCAGGGAGGGGAGTACTTCCCGTCGCAGCAGCAGCGTGGTGGCGTGGACCCGTTGGGTGGTGGCGGCCACGGCCACAGTGGGGGCTCCGGGTTCTTCCAGGGCGGCAAGCAGTCGTGCCACCAGGTCCGGGGGAAAGTCCGGTACATCGCAGGGCACGGCCATCAGGAAGGACGTGGTGCAGGCATGAAGGCCGGCCTGAATGCCCGCCAGGGGGCCGGCGTAGTCGGGCATCCGGTCGGCCAGCACGGGTGCGCCCAGCGCCGCGTATTGCTCGGGATGGCGGTTGGCGCTGATCAGCAGGGGCCCTACCTGGGGCGCCAGGCCTTGCAGCACGATGGCCGCCAGGGGACGGCCATTCCTCAGCAGCAGGCCCTTGTCGGCGCCACCCATGCGTCGGCCCATTCCACCGGCCAGGACCAGGCCGGTCACGTCTGCGGCGGCCATCGTCAGCCGCCGATGTAGGACATTTCGATCTTGCGCTGGGCCGCGGTTTCCGCCGTGCGGATTTCCGAATAGTGGTCGCCCCGGGCCTGCCAGAGGGCGGTCATCCAGGCGCTGATCTGGGTGTCGGTCTGGCCGCTGCGGATCAGTTCCCGCAGGTCGTGGCCGCTTTCGGCAAAGAGACAGGTGTAGAGCTTGCCTTCGGTTGACAGGCGGAGCCGGGTGCAACTGGAGCAGAAGGCACGTGTCACCGAGGAAACGACGCCGATTTCGCCGGTGCCATCCTGGTAGCGCCAGCGCTGGGCCACCTCGCCTGGGTAGTTGGAGTCGATGGGCTCCAGGGGGAACTCGGCATGGATGCGGCGAATCACTTCCTCGGAGGGCAGCACCTCGTCCATCTTCCAGCCGTTGGAACTGCCCACGTCCATGAATTCTATGAACCGCATGATGTGGCCGCTGCCCCGGAAATGCCGGGCCAGGGGCACGATGGCCTGGTCGTTGGTGCCCCGCTTGACCACCATGTTGACCTTGACCGGGGCCAGGCCTACCCGGCCTGCAGCTTCGATGCCTTCCAGCACCTGGGCGACGGGAAAGTCCACGTCGTTCATCAGGCGGAAGGTGGTGTCGTCCAGGGCATCCAGACTGACGGTGACCCGGTGCAGGCCCGCGTCCTTGAGGCTTTGCGCCTTCCGGGCCAGGATGGAGCCGTTGGTGGTGAGGGTCAGTTCCAGGCCGGGGATGACTGCCAGCATTTCGATCAGTTCCTCGATGCGATGGCGCAGCAGGGGCTCGCCGCCGGTGAGGCGGATCTTGCTCACCCCCAGGTCGACGAAGA from the Denitratisoma oestradiolicum genome contains:
- a CDS encoding CDGSH iron-sulfur domain-containing protein; this encodes MSDKNPHIVQKAPMAVDVEAGKSYWWCACGQSKNQPFCDGSHKGSAFTPVEYVAEKSDTVYFCACKHSGHAPLCDGTHKQL
- the mobA gene encoding molybdenum cofactor guanylyltransferase MobA, which encodes MAAADVTGLVLAGGMGRRMGGADKGLLLRNGRPLAAIVLQGLAPQVGPLLISANRHPEQYAALGAPVLADRMPDYAGPLAGIQAGLHACTTSFLMAVPCDVPDFPPDLVARLLAALEEPGAPTVAVAATTQRVHATTLLLRREVLPSLERYLNEGGRKVQGWLTQENARQVLFPDEAAFANLNRPEDLRPGPSP
- a CDS encoding MarR family winged helix-turn-helix transcriptional regulator produces the protein MPQKSFLPLVRELAECFQAFEAFSAGHIRSLGLTPSQFDIIATLGNTEGMSCKELGQKTLMTKGTLTGVLDRLEARGLVVRQTSSTDGRSWVIQLTRSGQKLFERIFPAHLEHMGTIFTGFSDAQMATLRRQLAQLKKSFRASLEVGEGETS
- a CDS encoding flagellin N-terminal helical domain-containing protein is translated as MVNSVSPSFNNLNQAEQALAKSLTRLGTASRINSAKDDAAGLAIASAMTAQLGSGNQSLRNVNDAQSLMETAGGALSQVGDTLQRMRELAVQAANGTNAASDRQALQAEFSQLGESLNQISGSTQFNGQTLLDGSFSGQVQNGPEAGNSRALSLGNVSTQGLGLAGAELGSTEGASNAIEAIDRAIASVGAQQGDVGATQASLSSTAASLAGTYENLAAARSRIADTDYGAETASLAQNSVRQQAALRAVAAYDAMQASKLDLLK
- a CDS encoding YceI family protein; the encoded protein is MKKFLAGFMLTALLPGAGAVEYTSVQPEKSQITFVFKQMNVPVDGRFRKFNSTLAFNPAKPETAKVSLNIEMASIDTGSKEADEEAVGKQWFNVKGFPSASFVSGRVRSLGNNRYEVGGTLTIKGKAREVTTAVTYKPEGNTAAFDGGFSLKRADYAIGEGPWADFDTVGNEVLIKFRITAASNTPRK
- a CDS encoding YceI family protein, encoding MKNLTVLALAAALSGAAFAAPETYNLDPNHSFPRFSYNHLGYSVQLSRFDKTSGKVVMDKAARAGSVDIVIDTKSVSTGSALFNEHIQGEDYLDTAKHPTATFKSTKVVFEGDKPAKVEGNLTLKGITKPVTLTVTSFQAMPHPMVKKDAIGANARTTVKRSDFNMGKNAPYVGDEVTIDIAVEAIKE
- a CDS encoding cytochrome b — its product is MNADPAPSGLAPARYTATAIRLHWLIALAIACTFAVGLYMQGLPLSPWKLKVYSWHKWTGVCIFLLVLARLAWRLGHRPPALPETMPLRLRQLAEATHWLLYLLMFAVPISGWLMSSAKGFPVVLFGVLPIPDLLAKNPPLGDQLVLLHQTLNFLLLGLVIGHVGAALKHHFIDRDDVLRRMLSSR
- the moaA gene encoding GTP 3',8-cyclase MoaA, whose translation is MNAPHSPLLDTRGRPVRDLRISVTDRCNFRCLYCMPKTVFGRDYPFLPRKELLSFEEIVRIARLFVDLGVSKIRLTGGEPLLRHRIEELIEMLAVIPGLELTLTTNGSILARKAQSLKDAGLHRVTVSLDALDDTTFRLMNDVDFPVAQVLEGIEAAGRVGLAPVKVNMVVKRGTNDQAIVPLARHFRGSGHIMRFIEFMDVGSSNGWKMDEVLPSEEVIRRIHAEFPLEPIDSNYPGEVAQRWRYQDGTGEIGVVSSVTRAFCSSCTRLRLSTEGKLYTCLFAESGHDLRELIRSGQTDTQISAWMTALWQARGDHYSEIRTAETAAQRKIEMSYIGG